The following proteins are co-located in the Paenibacillus sp. FSL H8-0079 genome:
- a CDS encoding iron ABC transporter permease, translated as MKSLRSLTLRSNSYPVLMTTVLVMIVLVFILSLRFGATPVTFSQIIAQFQAHSGTIYELRLPRVLCAILVGISASVAGAILQTVLRNPLASPDVIGATAGGGLVTVVVILLAPLTPAIWLPFYSMAGSVAASLIIFLLAYQRQGSSMIRLALVGIAVSSALQAVIKMLIVKYAMSSSQALVWLKGSLYARNLQHAELLWPWTVAGLVAAMLLVRYLNVLKLDESVLVSLGTRIRTVRTSLLIVALALSASAASISGNLSFVGLIIPHLSHKLVGENFIRSLPFTAALGALLVMLGDLIGRVLVPPMEIPVGIITSLIGAPYFVYLIIKQGKKK; from the coding sequence ATGAAAAGTTTGAGAAGTCTAACCTTACGTAGCAATAGTTATCCGGTTCTAATGACAACAGTCCTGGTCATGATCGTATTGGTATTTATTCTATCGTTACGTTTCGGGGCTACCCCCGTCACATTCAGCCAGATTATAGCCCAGTTCCAGGCTCATTCAGGTACCATCTACGAACTTCGTTTACCACGCGTCCTCTGTGCCATTCTCGTAGGGATTTCTGCCTCTGTGGCGGGAGCCATTTTGCAAACGGTACTTCGTAATCCACTTGCATCCCCTGACGTCATAGGCGCAACAGCGGGTGGCGGACTTGTCACGGTCGTCGTCATTCTGCTCGCACCATTAACACCGGCGATCTGGCTTCCGTTTTATTCCATGGCGGGTTCCGTGGCGGCAAGCCTGATTATTTTCCTTTTGGCTTATCAGCGTCAGGGCAGTTCCATGATTCGGCTCGCGCTCGTGGGAATTGCCGTTAGTTCGGCATTACAGGCCGTTATTAAAATGTTGATCGTCAAATACGCCATGAGCTCCAGTCAGGCACTGGTCTGGCTCAAGGGCAGTCTTTACGCACGTAATTTGCAGCATGCCGAGCTGTTATGGCCTTGGACGGTTGCGGGACTCGTAGCCGCCATGCTGCTCGTGCGATACCTGAATGTGTTGAAGCTCGATGAATCCGTGCTTGTCTCATTAGGCACCCGAATTCGTACTGTCCGCACATCACTGCTAATCGTGGCATTGGCCTTGTCCGCAAGCGCTGCCAGCATATCGGGTAATCTCAGCTTCGTTGGACTGATCATTCCACATCTGTCTCACAAGCTGGTGGGTGAGAACTTCATCCGTTCACTGCCATTTACCGCAGCTCTGGGTGCGTTACTCGTCATGCTGGGAGATCTCATCGGCCGTGTTCTCGTACCACCGATGGAGATTCCGGTCGGCATCATTACATCGTTAATCGGCGCACCTTATTTTGTATACCTGATCATCAAGCAAGGAAAGAAGAAATAA
- a CDS encoding aldo/keto reductase, translated as MKQRLLGNSDIVVSSIGLGVMGMSPGMYGETNDEESMKSIHHALDIGVTLLDPADVYGNGHIELTPDDLAHIEMVSPKNEVHGTRYMKEMMTQLNG; from the coding sequence ATGAAGCAAAGATTGCTGGGAAATAGCGATATCGTCGTATCTTCGATTGGACTGGGTGTTATGGGCATGTCTCCGGGGATGTACGGGGAAACCAATGACGAGGAGTCAATGAAGAGCATACATCACGCGCTGGATATTGGCGTTACACTCCTAGATCCAGCAGATGTGTATGGGAATGGTCATATTGAACTGACACCGGATGACTTAGCTCACATTGAAATGGTAAGTCCCAAAAATGAAGTCCATGGAACACGTTATATGAAAGAAATGATGACTCAGCTTAATGGGTAA
- a CDS encoding iron ABC transporter permease — translation MSKKGWISLTLVVLLLCGCYLAMIFHLQPSRKDPILFNWFGWYDNESLIRSITTIRLPRIITAALVGAALGIAGCLLQSLTSNDLADPEVMGINQGANMAIAVLMVLLQFQTFRFFTVTASMLGTALSGILIYVLSLRSRFSSSSVVLTGLVNSLFFSSMTTTLIIFHDTDLYQLLRWMAGDLSGMSWDDVIFSLFTLVPVCIVCCLFAGQLNVLSMGEDTAISVGQRLTVIRTGIMVGIIVLVGAATAVCGPIGFIGLMAVHIIRTLVGINYRIIVPLAALTGSVLLVYADLIGRMLFYPLESPVGLITAFIGAPFFIVLMRMRGRKNS, via the coding sequence ATGTCAAAAAAAGGTTGGATCAGTCTGACGTTAGTTGTCCTTCTTCTGTGCGGGTGTTATCTGGCCATGATATTTCATCTGCAACCCAGTCGTAAAGACCCCATCCTGTTCAACTGGTTTGGCTGGTATGATAACGAATCACTGATCCGTTCCATAACGACGATTCGTCTACCACGGATTATAACGGCAGCTCTCGTTGGCGCTGCGCTTGGCATAGCTGGTTGTCTGTTACAGTCGCTAACATCGAATGATCTAGCCGATCCGGAAGTCATGGGGATTAATCAGGGCGCCAATATGGCTATAGCTGTGCTGATGGTGCTGCTCCAGTTCCAGACGTTCCGTTTCTTCACCGTTACAGCTTCCATGCTGGGAACAGCGCTTAGCGGCATATTGATCTATGTACTCAGCTTACGCAGTCGGTTCAGTTCCAGCAGCGTGGTGCTAACCGGACTCGTCAACAGTCTGTTCTTCAGTTCGATGACCACTACTCTGATCATCTTCCATGACACGGACCTGTATCAGCTTCTTCGTTGGATGGCTGGAGATCTGTCTGGCATGTCCTGGGACGATGTGATCTTCTCCCTATTCACTCTTGTGCCTGTATGCATCGTTTGCTGCTTGTTCGCAGGCCAATTGAATGTGTTATCCATGGGTGAAGATACAGCCATCTCCGTGGGACAGCGGTTAACGGTCATTCGAACCGGAATCATGGTTGGCATTATCGTACTGGTAGGTGCAGCAACCGCTGTATGCGGACCGATTGGGTTCATCGGTTTGATGGCGGTACATATTATTCGGACTCTAGTCGGTATTAATTACCGAATTATTGTACCTCTTGCAGCGCTTACGGGCAGCGTTCTACTGGTATACGCTGACTTGATTGGACGCATGCTTTTCTACCCGCTGGAATCACCTGTAGGACTAATCACAGCGTTCATTGGAGCACCATTCTTCATTGTCCTTATGCGCATGCGTGGGAGGAAGAATTCATGA
- a CDS encoding response regulator transcription factor, translating to MRRSVLLIEDEESIRELVSDYFTQSSWDVIEAANGEEALELFETGPADLVIVDLMIPKVSGWNVCRQIRSRSTVPIIILTAKSEEENKLLGFELGADDYVTKPFSPRVLVARAETLMKRVDNTVGQEDPMITFGNTVVYERKRMVELNGQPVDLSYKEYDVLLHLLKHKNFPLTREHLLNQVWGVDYFGDSRVVDTHIKNLRKKLEADARYIRTVFRIGYKFEVES from the coding sequence GTGAGACGTTCCGTTTTATTAATAGAAGACGAGGAATCCATTCGTGAACTGGTAAGCGATTATTTTACGCAATCCTCTTGGGATGTGATCGAAGCAGCTAACGGGGAAGAGGCACTGGAGTTATTTGAAACCGGTCCAGCGGATCTCGTTATTGTTGATCTGATGATTCCGAAGGTGAGTGGCTGGAATGTGTGTCGTCAGATTCGCTCACGATCCACCGTGCCCATCATCATCCTTACTGCCAAATCAGAGGAAGAGAATAAATTGCTTGGCTTTGAACTCGGAGCTGATGATTATGTGACCAAGCCTTTTAGCCCGAGAGTACTGGTTGCCCGTGCAGAGACACTCATGAAACGTGTGGACAACACAGTGGGACAGGAAGATCCGATGATCACATTTGGCAATACGGTGGTCTACGAAAGAAAACGTATGGTTGAGTTAAACGGCCAGCCTGTCGATCTGTCTTATAAAGAATATGATGTGCTGCTGCATCTGCTGAAACATAAAAACTTCCCGTTAACGCGTGAACATCTGTTAAATCAGGTATGGGGAGTGGACTATTTTGGTGATTCCCGCGTGGTAGATACGCATATTAAAAACCTGCGGAAAAAACTGGAGGCAGATGCTCGTTACATCCGGACCGTGTTTCGCATCGG
- a CDS encoding ABC transporter substrate-binding protein translates to MNRKSLLWSFILIMTLVLAGCGGQTAGNTAGVTEDTGQTTAADNSSAQGANDTNAAGGPSITSNTDGSFVVKSAWGETTLPSSPNKIVALHFSFTDELVSLGVTPVGIAGSYNAEVLGYLKDKVEDYTFVGNHQQPNLEVISALQPDLIIANADVHGAIRDDLEKIAPTIALYTNGYGDMEQNFAVLGTLLGKEKEHDQVMSDLNQNIEQTHSQMNGTPKVMVVKVLEKNFYIWMKTSYIATLLENIGAEYSFDETKSNQQQTPGKIDVADVDLETLVQENPDYLVIYGAQADLDKWMGNSSFQSINAVKNNHVLVVNDEVWALGKGPLSGAEILKEALPFFTK, encoded by the coding sequence ATGAATCGTAAATCATTACTTTGGAGCTTTATCCTGATCATGACACTAGTACTCGCAGGCTGCGGGGGACAGACAGCAGGAAACACTGCTGGAGTTACCGAAGATACCGGGCAAACAACTGCTGCTGATAATTCGTCGGCTCAAGGCGCAAACGATACAAATGCAGCAGGCGGTCCATCTATTACATCCAATACAGATGGCTCTTTTGTCGTGAAGAGTGCCTGGGGAGAAACCACTTTGCCTAGCTCACCTAACAAAATCGTAGCACTACACTTTTCCTTTACGGATGAATTAGTATCGCTGGGAGTTACTCCTGTGGGGATTGCAGGCTCTTATAATGCGGAAGTGCTTGGTTATCTGAAAGATAAAGTTGAGGACTACACGTTTGTAGGTAATCACCAGCAGCCCAATCTTGAAGTGATCTCTGCACTCCAACCTGATCTGATTATCGCCAATGCCGATGTACATGGAGCCATTCGTGATGACCTGGAGAAAATTGCGCCAACCATCGCGCTCTACACCAACGGTTATGGAGACATGGAACAAAACTTCGCTGTGCTGGGAACGTTACTTGGCAAAGAAAAAGAGCATGATCAGGTCATGAGTGATCTGAACCAAAACATTGAGCAAACTCATTCTCAAATGAATGGCACGCCTAAAGTCATGGTCGTTAAAGTGCTGGAGAAAAACTTCTACATTTGGATGAAAACGTCCTATATTGCTACTTTGCTGGAGAATATCGGTGCGGAGTACAGCTTCGATGAAACCAAATCCAATCAGCAACAAACGCCGGGCAAGATTGACGTTGCAGATGTAGATCTGGAGACGCTCGTACAGGAAAATCCGGACTACCTTGTCATCTACGGCGCCCAAGCCGACCTCGACAAGTGGATGGGCAATAGCAGCTTCCAATCCATCAACGCGGTTAAAAACAACCACGTCCTGGTTGTAAATGATGAAGTATGGGCTTTGGGTAAAGGCCCGTTGTCTGGAGCGGAGATTCTGAAGGAAGCTTTGCCGTTCTTTACGAAATAA